One Castanea sativa cultivar Marrone di Chiusa Pesio chromosome 4, ASM4071231v1 DNA window includes the following coding sequences:
- the LOC142630813 gene encoding polygalacturonase-like yields MAFPAISCLVLTLLSMFISLVLSAPTIYNVVSFGAKPDGQTDSAQAFLSAWTKACASMQPATIYVPAGKFALGQVIFIGPCSNKVNVMLNGTLVAPSDYTVLGNKTYWVLFQHVDGLTVSGNGILDGQGTSLWACKASGKSCPLGATTLEFTNSNNVVVSGLTSVNSQMFHIVVNACNNVNMQGVRIIAAGNSPNTNGIHVESSSNVTILNSNIQTGDDCISIGPGTTNLWIENVACGPGHGISIGSLGQNQQEAGVQNVTVKTTNFTDTQNGVRIKSWARPSNGFARNVIFQHVNMMNVQNPIIIDQNYCPSGGCPNQASGVKISNVTYQDIHGTSATEVAVNLNCSSRNPCSIIIMESIMLTYKNQVAKSSCNHASVTSSGSVQPAINCL; encoded by the exons atggCATTCCCTGCCATAAGCTGTCTTGTCCTTACACTTCTCTCTATGTTCATTTCCTTAGTGCTATCTGCTCCAACGATATACAATGTAGTGAGTTTTGGAGCCAAACCAGATGGGCAAACAGACTCAGCTCAGGCTTTCCTTAGTGCATGGACAAAAGCTTGTGCCTCTATGCAGCCTGCCACTATTTATGTACCAGCAGGAAAGTTCGCTCTCGGGCAAGTGATTTTTATTGGACCTTGCAGCAACAAAGTTAATGTTATGCTTAATGGGACCCTTGTGGCCCCATCGGACTATACAGTCCTCGGAAATAAAACATACTGGGTATTGTTTCAGCATGTTGATGGGCTTACAGTATCTGGTAATGGGATTCTTGATGGGCAAGGTACTAGCTTGTGGGCTTGCAAGGCCTCTGGCAAAAGTTGTCCTTTGGGAGCCACG ACATTGGAATTTACCAACTCAAACAACGTTGTAGTTAGTGGATTAACTTCCGTAAACAGCCAGATGTTTCACATTGTCGTCAATGCTTGCAATAATGTGAATATGCAAGGTGTCAGGATCATTGCCGCCGGAAATAGCCCAAACACCAATGGCATTCATGTTGAATCATCTTCCAATGTCACAATTCTTAACTCTAATATCCAAACTGGTGATGATTGCATCTCAATTGGCCCCGGTACCACTAATTTATGGATTGAAAATGTAGCATGTGGACCTGGACATGGAATTAg CATTGGGAGTTTAGGCCAAAATCAGCAAGAGGCTGGTGTCCAGAACGTGACAGTTAAAACAACTAATTTTACCGATACACAGAATGGGGTGAGGATTAAGTCTTGGGCAAGGCCTAGTAATGGGTTTGCTAGGAACGTTATTTTCCAACATGTAAATATGATGAATGTCCAAAATCCCATTATAATTGATCAAAATTACTGCCCCTCTGGAGGTTGCCCTAATCAG GCTTCTGGTGTAAAAATTAGTAATGTGACATACCAAGACATTCATGGAACTTCAGCAACAGAGGTTGCTGTGAATTTAAATTGTAGTTCAAGAAACCCATGCTCCATAATAATAATGGAGAGCATAATGCTCACTTACAAGAATCAAGTAGCCAAATCTTCATGTAACCATGCATCTGTCACATCTTCTGGTAGTGTTCAACCTGCGATCAATTGCTTATAG